Proteins found in one Paenibacillus wynnii genomic segment:
- the mmsA gene encoding multiple monosaccharide ABC transporter ATP-binding protein codes for MTDYILEMKGITKTFPGVKALSNVNLKVKEGEIHALCGENGAGKSTLMKVLSGVYPHGNYEGDILYKGQVCQFKDIKDSESLGIVIIHQELALIPYLSISENIFLGNEQAKRGVINWNETTVKTRGLLQTVGLNESPFTQVSTIGVGKQQLVEIAKALSKEVKLLILDEPTAALNEDDSENLLELILELKKQGISSIIISHKLNEIEKIADSVTILRDGQTIQTLDMKKDQVTEDVIIKGMVGRDLTNRYPERTPQIGETIFEVRNWEVYHPTQQDRKMLNNINMHIRRGEVVGIAGLMGAGRTELAMSVFGRSYGKRISGQVFMHGKEVHLTDINKAMDHGLAYVTEDRKHYGLILIDDIKRNISLSSLKKLSKRGVINENEEVLVAEEYRRKLNIKSPSILQKTVNLSGGNQQKVVLSKWIYTGPDILILDEPTRGIDVGAKYEIYSIINQLASEGKGVLVISSELPEILGMCDRIYIMNEGHISGEVDRQDASQETLMKYMTRSRG; via the coding sequence AATGGCGCCGGCAAATCTACACTGATGAAAGTGCTCAGCGGTGTGTATCCTCACGGCAACTACGAGGGGGATATTTTATACAAAGGACAGGTCTGCCAGTTCAAAGATATCAAGGATAGCGAAAGTCTTGGGATTGTTATTATCCATCAAGAACTGGCGTTAATTCCGTATTTGTCGATTTCGGAAAACATCTTCCTCGGGAATGAGCAGGCGAAGCGTGGGGTGATCAACTGGAACGAAACGACGGTTAAGACAAGAGGACTGCTGCAAACCGTCGGCCTTAATGAATCGCCTTTTACACAGGTATCCACTATCGGGGTCGGTAAACAGCAGCTGGTAGAGATCGCAAAAGCACTCTCCAAGGAAGTTAAGTTGCTTATTCTCGACGAACCCACTGCGGCGCTCAATGAGGATGATAGTGAGAATCTGCTGGAGCTCATTTTGGAGCTCAAAAAACAAGGGATCTCGTCCATTATCATTTCGCATAAATTGAACGAAATCGAGAAGATAGCGGATTCCGTAACGATACTTCGGGACGGCCAGACGATACAGACACTGGATATGAAGAAAGACCAAGTTACCGAGGATGTCATTATCAAGGGAATGGTTGGGCGTGACCTGACGAATCGATATCCCGAACGTACTCCGCAGATTGGAGAAACGATCTTTGAAGTGCGGAATTGGGAAGTGTACCATCCGACTCAACAGGACCGCAAAATGCTGAATAACATTAATATGCATATCCGCCGGGGTGAAGTGGTGGGCATCGCAGGTTTGATGGGTGCTGGGCGAACCGAGCTTGCCATGAGCGTCTTTGGCAGATCATACGGTAAACGCATCAGCGGCCAAGTATTCATGCACGGCAAGGAAGTGCATCTAACGGACATTAACAAGGCGATGGACCACGGTTTAGCTTATGTTACAGAGGATCGCAAGCATTATGGACTGATTCTAATTGATGATATTAAGCGCAATATTTCTTTGAGCAGCTTGAAGAAGCTGTCCAAGCGTGGCGTGATTAACGAGAACGAAGAGGTGCTGGTTGCGGAGGAGTACCGCAGGAAGCTGAATATCAAATCGCCAAGTATCTTGCAAAAAACAGTGAATCTGAGCGGTGGCAATCAGCAGAAGGTTGTTCTGAGCAAATGGATCTATACGGGGCCGGATATTCTCATCTTGGATGAGCCTACCCGTGGTATTGACGTAGGTGCCAAATATGAAATCTACTCGATTATTAATCAGCTGGCGTCCGAAGGTAAAGGTGTGCTAGTCATCTCCTCGGAGCTTCCCGAAATTCTGGGGATGTGTGACCGGATTTACATTATGAATGAAGGGCATATCAGCGGAGAAGTCGATCGGCAGGATGCATCGCAAGAGACCTTAATGAAATACATGACACGAAGCAGGGGGTAA
- the mmsB gene encoding multiple monosaccharide ABC transporter permease translates to MGAIGELFKKNIRQYGMIVALIFISIFFQILTDGILLKPLNVTNLILQNSYILVLAIGMVLVIITGHIDLSVGSVAAFIGALSAIMMVDMQMNPVLAVVLSLLMGALVGAWQGFWVAYIKIPAFIVTLAGMLLFRGLTMIVLNGQSIAPFPKTFQKISSGFIPDIFNGSTMHVLTLIIGVLLSTLVVYQEFKTRKIQTKYGFEQSSVWLSVAKSAALVLVINAFTFVLAQYNGIPNILVILLVLIAIYSFVMNRMTMGRHIYALGGNEKAASLSGVKTKRVTFWVFVNMGVLAALSGLVFAARLNSATPKAGTNFELDAIAACFIGGASASGGIGTVIGAIIGGLVMGVMNNGMSLVGLGVDWQQGIKGLVLLLAVGFDIYNKSKTS, encoded by the coding sequence ATGGGAGCCATAGGTGAACTTTTCAAAAAAAATATCCGCCAATACGGCATGATTGTTGCACTGATCTTTATATCCATTTTCTTTCAAATCCTTACGGATGGAATTTTGCTCAAGCCGCTTAACGTAACCAACCTGATCCTCCAGAACAGCTATATTCTTGTGCTGGCAATCGGAATGGTGTTAGTCATTATTACCGGTCATATAGACCTTTCTGTAGGGTCAGTAGCCGCTTTTATCGGTGCATTATCAGCAATAATGATGGTGGACATGCAAATGAATCCGGTACTCGCCGTTGTTCTCTCCTTGCTTATGGGTGCACTGGTAGGAGCCTGGCAAGGGTTCTGGGTAGCCTATATTAAAATACCGGCTTTCATTGTAACGCTGGCGGGAATGCTGTTGTTCCGGGGTTTAACGATGATCGTACTAAATGGTCAATCGATTGCTCCTTTTCCAAAGACGTTTCAGAAAATCAGTTCGGGATTTATACCCGATATATTTAATGGAAGTACGATGCATGTGTTAACGCTTATAATAGGTGTCCTTCTTTCCACACTTGTTGTGTATCAGGAATTCAAAACCCGTAAAATTCAAACCAAATACGGTTTCGAACAATCCTCTGTTTGGCTATCTGTTGCAAAGTCAGCAGCGCTGGTACTTGTAATTAATGCATTTACTTTTGTACTAGCTCAATATAATGGTATTCCGAATATCCTAGTTATTTTGCTGGTGCTGATCGCTATTTACTCCTTCGTAATGAACCGGATGACGATGGGACGGCATATTTACGCATTGGGTGGAAATGAGAAGGCAGCAAGCCTTTCCGGTGTCAAAACCAAGCGGGTTACCTTCTGGGTATTCGTCAACATGGGTGTATTGGCAGCACTATCCGGACTTGTATTCGCAGCTCGATTGAATTCGGCAACACCTAAAGCGGGAACCAACTTTGAATTGGACGCGATTGCTGCTTGCTTTATTGGTGGAGCCTCTGCTTCAGGTGGGATCGGAACCGTAATCGGAGCTATTATCGGCGGTCTGGTTATGGGTGTTATGAATAACGGGATGTCACTCGTAGGTCTAGGTGTGGACTGGCAGCAAGGAATCAAAGGACTTGTACTCCTGTTGGCAGTTGGATTTGATATTTACAATAAATCAAAAACCTCCTAA
- a CDS encoding TraX family protein produces the protein MQLIAMITMLIDHIGYIFFPQDMTWRYVGRIAFPIYCYALVQGHIHTSSKTKYLLRLLLIAVLAQLPYNLAIDPHGLNIVFTLLLSALVLAVLDRFPNPGLALILVAGVSVTMDYFPVDYGAYGLLLVLIYRYAKSYWMVLGHLLLNSFYLFYSGWVIQMTSLLPTLMIAFGPALWGQLEKRRVPRKVWWSFYPGHLLILAIIKMYLY, from the coding sequence TTGCAGCTTATTGCCATGATTACGATGCTGATTGATCATATAGGATATATCTTTTTTCCACAGGATATGACCTGGAGGTATGTCGGGAGAATTGCTTTTCCGATCTATTGCTACGCTCTTGTTCAAGGGCATATTCATACATCCTCCAAAACGAAATATTTATTACGGCTGCTGCTGATTGCAGTTCTGGCACAGCTTCCCTATAATCTGGCGATAGATCCTCATGGACTGAATATCGTATTTACATTACTTTTGTCTGCTCTTGTCTTGGCAGTACTGGATCGCTTTCCAAACCCAGGGCTTGCGTTAATTTTGGTTGCTGGAGTTAGTGTAACTATGGATTATTTCCCTGTCGATTATGGAGCGTACGGCTTGCTGCTGGTGCTGATCTATCGTTATGCCAAATCCTATTGGATGGTACTAGGCCATTTGTTACTGAATAGCTTCTATCTATTCTATAGCGGTTGGGTTATACAGATGACAAGCTTATTGCCTACTCTAATGATTGCTTTCGGTCCAGCTCTTTGGGGACAGTTAGAGAAACGGCGTGTCCCACGTAAGGTTTGGTGGTCCTTTTATCCGGGACATCTGTTGATACTGGCTATAATAAAGATGTATTTATATTAA